In Bradyrhizobium guangxiense, the following are encoded in one genomic region:
- a CDS encoding ABC transporter substrate-binding protein, with the protein MKRRDLLLISLLVAAHRPQLLQAQPIKGKIGYLHPVTTDPNHITFSVLQREWRRLGYVEGETVLTRSGEGEPQRLPELVRDLISNGIGALIAVGAQAVRAAAGVTSSTPIVAIDLETDPIQTGLIRSVARPGGNVTGLFLDTPALAAKWIQLMREMVPALDRVAFAWQPSAGRSQLDVALRVAENLGVETMVLEFSVNDDFPRLLSTISGPKRTGIIQLSGPGITPVAEKFVAAATQNNLPTLSFLGEAARRGFLMSYGPSQKDYFPRAVQLADRILRGEKAGDLPVERPSKFEFIVNLRTARALNLTVPPNLLISADEVIE; encoded by the coding sequence ATGAAGCGGCGGGACCTATTGCTTATCTCCCTGCTCGTTGCGGCACATCGTCCCCAATTACTCCAGGCTCAGCCTATAAAGGGCAAGATAGGGTATCTGCATCCCGTTACGACCGATCCGAACCATATTACCTTCTCAGTACTTCAGCGCGAGTGGCGGCGCCTCGGGTACGTTGAAGGCGAAACTGTTTTGACCCGTTCCGGCGAGGGCGAACCACAACGACTTCCCGAGTTAGTCCGAGATTTGATTAGCAACGGAATCGGCGCCCTTATTGCCGTCGGAGCCCAGGCTGTCCGTGCCGCTGCTGGTGTGACCTCGAGCACTCCAATAGTGGCTATCGATCTGGAAACCGATCCCATTCAAACCGGCCTCATTCGCAGCGTGGCGAGGCCTGGCGGTAACGTCACAGGGCTATTTCTGGATACACCCGCCCTTGCCGCCAAGTGGATCCAGCTTATGCGTGAGATGGTTCCAGCTCTCGACCGAGTTGCCTTTGCCTGGCAGCCATCTGCCGGAAGAAGCCAGCTAGACGTGGCGCTCCGCGTTGCCGAGAACTTGGGGGTCGAAACGATGGTTCTTGAATTTAGCGTCAACGACGATTTCCCCCGCCTGCTTTCGACCATCTCGGGACCAAAGCGCACCGGCATCATCCAGCTCTCAGGCCCCGGGATTACCCCTGTTGCAGAGAAATTCGTTGCCGCCGCAACGCAAAATAATCTGCCAACCCTTTCGTTTCTCGGTGAAGCGGCGCGGCGGGGGTTCTTGATGAGTTATGGCCCCAGCCAGAAAGACTATTTTCCCCGTGCGGTTCAACTGGCTGATCGAATATTGCGTGGCGAGAAAGCAGGTGATCTCCCAGTGGAGCGCCCCTCGAAGTTTGAGTTCATCGTGAATTTGAGGACAGCAAGAGCGCTCAATCTGACTGTCCCGCCCAATCTACTGATTAGCGCGGACGAGGTTATCGAATGA
- a CDS encoding cation-translocating P-type ATPase, producing the protein MATKDLMDQVGQTTATAHSLPLKDVLRMLRVDPEQGLAEHEATERRIRFGSNAIAARKRVSALIILLHQLRSPVVYLLAVAAALAFWFGELEEGVAIVAVLVLNTLIGFITEIRAARSIEALRALGRTSARVRRDGHTRVLPAEDLVPGDVLLVEAGDAISADLRIVEASRLAADESTLTGESMPVDKSPRPAAEDARIAERTSMLFKGTALTRGSGLGIVVATGSQTELGRISHLVEQAEPESSPVERRLARLSGQLVWAVGLLTVVIAAVGVAKGEDAFLVVESSIALAVAAIPEGLPIVATLALARGMWRMARQNALLERLSAVETLGATTVILTDKTGTLTENRMAVRRLWVESGEVDEAGAEELAGDALLQRLLHTMVLCNEASLGHGEAAHSGDPMEVALLQAGRAAGLKRRELLRSSPIAAKHAFDNESKMMATVHQHGGAYFYAVKGAPEHVLAACTGILTEGGETLLDEATRRLWSARIAELGQQGLRVLACATKLETSADVQPYRELIFVGLVGLEAPPRADVPHAIHDCHHAGIRVVMVTGDHAVTARSIGRALGLDADNVAEGRHIEQLIDRHPQELKRIGIFARVSPAEKLAIVRAYQASGEIVAMTGDGVNDAPALKQADIGVAMGLRGTDVARQAAAMILLDDAFPTIVKAVREGRAIFGNIRRFAAYLLSCNLSEILVVGIAIAAALPLPILPLQILYLNLVTDVFPAFALAMGEGERDILTRPPRDPKEPILGRRQWTTIVLQSVALAAGAFASLGLALSAGWTSEAVVTTTFLTIAFAQLWHVFDMHSSRSGVVVNEVTRNPWIWAAVGLCSALLAVPPYWPLGAEVLHVTPPTGAMWTIILSCSLAPTLLIQVSRAIIAFAKRDR; encoded by the coding sequence ATGGCGACAAAGGATTTGATGGATCAAGTCGGACAGACGACGGCGACCGCGCATTCATTGCCGCTGAAGGACGTCCTTCGCATGCTTCGAGTCGATCCAGAACAGGGCCTCGCAGAACATGAAGCGACGGAGCGCCGCATTCGCTTCGGTTCAAACGCGATTGCTGCAAGGAAGCGGGTCAGCGCCCTGATCATACTGCTTCACCAGCTGCGAAGTCCGGTGGTGTACCTGCTCGCGGTAGCCGCTGCGCTTGCCTTCTGGTTCGGCGAGCTCGAGGAAGGCGTAGCAATCGTCGCGGTTCTTGTGCTCAACACGCTCATTGGCTTCATCACCGAAATCAGAGCCGCGCGTTCGATCGAGGCGCTGCGTGCGCTAGGCCGGACATCGGCGCGCGTGCGCCGCGACGGTCACACGCGCGTGCTCCCGGCGGAGGACCTGGTGCCGGGCGACGTGCTCTTGGTCGAGGCCGGCGACGCCATCTCGGCTGATTTGCGCATAGTGGAGGCCTCACGTCTCGCGGCCGACGAGTCGACCCTGACAGGCGAGTCGATGCCGGTCGACAAGTCGCCGAGGCCGGCCGCGGAGGATGCACGGATCGCCGAGCGCACATCGATGCTGTTCAAGGGCACGGCCCTGACGCGCGGGAGCGGACTTGGCATCGTCGTCGCGACGGGCTCCCAGACGGAGCTTGGTCGAATTTCTCACCTCGTCGAGCAAGCGGAGCCCGAAAGTTCACCGGTTGAACGCCGGCTCGCGCGCCTATCCGGGCAGCTCGTTTGGGCAGTCGGGCTTCTGACCGTCGTGATTGCTGCGGTTGGAGTGGCGAAAGGAGAAGATGCCTTCCTGGTCGTGGAGTCGTCGATCGCGCTCGCGGTGGCCGCCATTCCCGAAGGTCTCCCGATCGTGGCTACGCTCGCGCTTGCCCGCGGGATGTGGCGCATGGCACGTCAGAATGCACTTCTGGAGCGGCTATCCGCGGTCGAGACGTTGGGGGCGACCACGGTGATCCTGACCGACAAGACCGGCACGCTTACCGAGAACCGGATGGCCGTACGGCGGCTATGGGTCGAGTCCGGCGAAGTCGACGAGGCAGGCGCGGAGGAGCTTGCCGGCGATGCCCTGCTGCAGCGGCTGTTGCATACAATGGTACTTTGCAACGAGGCCTCGCTGGGCCATGGAGAAGCAGCGCATAGCGGTGATCCCATGGAAGTGGCGCTGCTGCAGGCTGGCCGAGCGGCAGGTCTGAAGCGCCGCGAGCTGCTGCGCAGTTCTCCGATCGCGGCCAAGCACGCTTTCGACAACGAAAGCAAGATGATGGCGACGGTGCACCAGCACGGCGGTGCGTATTTCTATGCCGTGAAGGGGGCACCAGAGCATGTGCTCGCGGCGTGCACTGGCATACTCACCGAGGGCGGCGAGACCTTACTGGACGAAGCGACGCGCCGTCTATGGAGCGCGCGGATTGCCGAACTCGGACAGCAGGGCCTGCGCGTGCTCGCCTGCGCGACCAAACTGGAGACATCGGCAGATGTTCAGCCCTACCGTGAGCTGATATTTGTAGGCCTTGTTGGCCTGGAAGCCCCTCCGCGGGCGGACGTTCCGCACGCGATCCACGATTGCCATCATGCAGGCATCCGCGTCGTTATGGTGACTGGCGATCATGCCGTCACGGCGCGCAGCATAGGCCGTGCGCTCGGGCTCGACGCTGACAACGTAGCTGAAGGTCGCCACATAGAGCAACTCATCGACAGGCACCCGCAGGAATTGAAGCGCATTGGCATCTTCGCCCGCGTGAGCCCGGCGGAGAAGCTTGCGATTGTGCGCGCGTATCAGGCATCTGGCGAAATCGTCGCGATGACCGGGGATGGCGTGAACGACGCACCGGCGCTAAAGCAGGCCGACATCGGCGTGGCCATGGGCCTGCGCGGAACCGACGTGGCACGCCAGGCCGCGGCGATGATCCTGCTCGACGATGCCTTTCCGACGATCGTCAAGGCAGTTCGGGAGGGCCGAGCCATTTTCGGAAATATCCGCCGTTTCGCCGCTTACCTTCTGTCCTGCAATCTCAGCGAGATCCTGGTCGTCGGTATTGCGATCGCAGCAGCACTGCCCCTGCCGATCCTGCCACTGCAGATCCTCTATTTGAACCTCGTGACAGACGTATTCCCCGCATTCGCGCTGGCCATGGGCGAGGGAGAACGCGATATCCTCACGCGACCGCCACGCGATCCGAAGGAGCCAATTCTCGGTCGCCGGCAATGGACAACGATCGTGCTGCAGAGCGTTGCCCTGGCGGCAGGAGCCTTTGCTTCGCTCGGGCTGGCGCTCTCGGCCGGTTGGACCAGCGAAGCAGTGGTCACCACCACATTTCTGACGATCGCCTTCGCGCAACTCTGGCACGTCTTCGACATGCACAGCAGCCGCTCCGGAGTCGTCGTTAACGAGGTCACGCGCAATCCATGGATCTGGGCTGCGGTCGGCCTCTGCAGTGCTCTGCTCGCCGTCCCACCCTACTGGCCCCTTGGCGCAGAGGTCTTGCACGTTACTCCCCCGACAGGGGCAATGTGGACCATCATCCTGAGCTGCAGCCTCGCGCCAACGCTGCTAATTCAAGTCAGCCGCGCAATCATTGCCTTCGCCAAGCGAGACCGGTAG
- a CDS encoding ABC transporter substrate-binding protein: MDAAQIAAFKQGLRENGLIEGSNVDVQYFWIEGSLERMQKLAAELSQSNFDVILTAGSKAVQTLLATGTKTPIVFAVIADPVGSGTVQSLARPGGNATGLSMSDIDLESKRIEVLKETVPSITRVMILRDPVVGVPTGAAEAEATARTLGLHVVVAEAASSDQVEAAFRRGREQGVDAVAAMASAFFNFQRKQLIELAALYRFPSIWETGVYVKDGGLMSYGPNFPDMYRRSAEYIARILKGAMPRDVPVQQPTKFELLVNLKAAKILGITIPPTVLARADEVVE; this comes from the coding sequence ATGGACGCCGCGCAAATTGCTGCGTTTAAACAAGGGTTGCGTGAAAACGGGTTGATAGAAGGCAGCAACGTCGACGTCCAATATTTCTGGATTGAGGGCAGCTTGGAGCGCATGCAGAAGCTCGCAGCGGAGCTCAGCCAAAGCAATTTCGACGTCATCCTGACGGCCGGTTCAAAGGCAGTACAGACGCTTCTGGCAACCGGAACAAAGACTCCGATTGTCTTCGCAGTGATCGCAGATCCGGTCGGCAGCGGTACGGTGCAGAGCCTCGCGAGGCCCGGTGGAAACGCCACGGGTCTGTCGATGTCGGACATCGATCTGGAGAGCAAGCGCATAGAGGTTCTGAAAGAAACGGTGCCGTCCATCACGCGGGTCATGATCCTGCGCGACCCGGTCGTGGGGGTTCCGACCGGTGCTGCCGAGGCGGAGGCCACGGCGCGGACTCTGGGCCTTCATGTCGTAGTCGCCGAGGCCGCGAGCTCCGACCAGGTCGAAGCTGCGTTCAGGCGCGGACGAGAGCAGGGCGTCGACGCGGTCGCTGCCATGGCATCGGCTTTCTTCAACTTCCAGCGCAAGCAGTTGATCGAGCTGGCCGCGCTGTATCGCTTTCCCTCGATCTGGGAAACCGGCGTCTACGTTAAGGACGGCGGCCTGATGTCCTACGGACCGAACTTCCCAGACATGTACCGTCGATCTGCCGAATACATCGCTAGGATCCTGAAGGGCGCAATGCCCAGAGACGTGCCCGTCCAACAGCCAACCAAATTCGAACTCCTCGTCAATCTGAAGGCGGCGAAGATCCTTGGAATTACGATACCGCCCACGGTGCTCGCCCGTGCCGACGAGGTGGTCGAATGA